The Malus sylvestris chromosome 12, drMalSylv7.2, whole genome shotgun sequence genome contains a region encoding:
- the LOC126592561 gene encoding putative lysine-specific demethylase JMJ16 isoform X1 — protein sequence MGTELMRVCIKDDNEEFPSVPPGFESFAPFSLKRINESEKKDIENRISCSVTASPSNSQSVQMETDVDNGEVAKRSVRRRQCINHGRNNKSEDESDSDRLEHQNCPPRSVLPKGVVRGCPQCSNCQKVSARWHPLEGQRRDLQNAPVFRPTEEEFKDTLKYIASIRAKAEPYGICRIVPPSSWRPPCPLKEKPIWSASKFSTRVQRVDKLQNRDSMRKVPKSHSHMRKKRRRCTRMGADRQSGGRGSEDDGGCEAERFGFEPGPEFTLEAFERYADDFKAQYFGKNEHVPSIGGNFAKLKECWEPSVGSIEGEYWRMVERPTEEIEVLYGADLETGVFGSGFPKKSSKDAFPSEEQYINSGWNLNNFPRLTGSVLSYESSDISGVLVPWLYIGMCFSSFCWHVEDHHLYSLNYMHWGAPKLWYGIPGKDACKFEEAMRKHLPGLFEEQPDLLHKLVTQLSPSILKSEGVPVYRCCQNAGEFVLTFPRAYHSGFNCGFNCAEAVNVAPVDWLPHGQIAIELYQEQGRKTSISHDKLLLGAAREAVKAHWELNLLKKNTPDNLRWKDVCGKDGTLAKTLKARVEIERARREFLTTSSQALKMENNFDATNERECSICFFDLHLSAAGCHHCSPDRYACLNHAKKFCSCAWSAKFFLFRYDMDELNILLEALEGKLSAVYRWARLDLGLALSSYISKDNKVGKISYSSKSDILTEVRSQLQSTHFKDPPGTEISKESPMSSTEIIVETSSQQKRKALETFAQVKREESGLNSSKSRMQVCQLSQEDTSYAVTSDAKVSGRNMASVVDVILLSDDEGDADPTKPLSDSLKEISSANQLELSKRLVSSDGIASAPNFDREPILNTPGTDAAVMGEKVISPLPGGEKKDSSSHPVHVKIEQDRGEQLGSNPPNLSFKIVSVKADCGPNTGAIIEHKVAISRSDPQPCASVKLENEDRHEKMGRIADTTLADNVRMTTGTSSSSQNNLDRYYRQRGPRIAKVVRRISCVVEPLEIGVVLSGKSWCNTQAIFPKGFRSRVRHMSVLDPTVMCHYVSEVLDAGQGGPLFKVSLEHCPSEVFIHNSADRCWEMVRERVNQEITRQHKLGKMNLPPLQPPGSLDGFEMFGFTSPAIVQAIEAMDRNRVCSEYWDSRPYSRLQVQIPRNSQSKESSENCNSMSKEKSDQAASDNDLVPAGVDTTLRGLFKKANLDELNSLYSILSDNRQPAGRGLVTRLLYEEIHNRPT from the exons ATGGGGACAGAACTCATGAGAGTTTGCATAAAAGATGATAACGAGGAGTTTCCTTCAGTTCCACCCGGATTTGAGTCATTTGCACCTTTCAGCTTAAAAAGGATAAATGAAAGTGAGAAAAAAGATATTGAAAACAGAATAAGTTGCTCAGTGACTGCTAGTCCTTCCAATTCACAGTCAGTTCAGATGGAAACTGACGTTGACAATGGCGAGGTTGCAAAGAGGTCTGTTCGACGCAGACAATGCATAAACCATGGGCGAAATAACAAGTCAGAGGATGAGTCTGATTCAGACCGACTTGAACAC caGAATTGTCCCCCAAGATCTGTTCTTCCCAAGGGGGTTGTACGCGGATGTCCACAATGTAGTAATTGCCAAAAG GTCTCTGCAAGATGGCATCCACTGGAGGGTCAAAGGCGGGACCTTCAGAACGCTCCTGTATTCAGACCTACTGAGGAG GAGTTCAAAGACACGTTGAAATATATAGCAAGCATACGCGCTAAAGCCGAACCATATGGTATTTGTCGCATTGTTCCTCCCTCTTCTTGGAGACCTCCCTGTCCACTCAAGGAAAAACCTATTTGGAGTGCCTCTAAATTTTCTACTCGAGTTCAAAGAGTCGATAAACTGCAAAATCGAGATTCAATGAGAAAGGTTCCTAAAAGCCATAGTCAtatgaggaagaaaagaagaagatgcaCACGGATGGGGGCTGATCGCCAAAGTGGTGGCAGAGGATCTGAGGATGATGGAGGTTGTGAGGCTGAACGGTTTGGGTTTGAACCTGGACCAGAGTTTACTCTAGAAGCATTTGAAAGATATGCTGATGATTTCAAGGCTCAATACTTTGGCAAGAACGAACATGTTCCTAGTATAGGAGGTAACTTTGCTAAACTTAAAGAGTGCTGGGAGCCATCTGTAGGCAGTATTGAGGGTGAATATTGGCGGATGGTAGAGAGACCTACTGAAGAAATTGAG GTTCTATATGGTGCTGATTTGGAAACTGGAGTTTTTGGCAGTGGCTTTCCCAAGAAATCCAGTAAGGATGCTTTTCCTTCAGAAGAGCAGTACATAAATTCAGGGTGGAACTTGAACAACTTTCCCAGACTTACTGGATCTGTTCTTTCTTATGAAAGCAGTGATATATCTGGTGTTCTGGTGCCATGGTTATACATAGGGATgtgcttttcttccttttgctgG CATGTTGAAGATCACCACTTGTACTCTTTAAATTATATGCATTGGGGTGCTCCAAAGTTGTGGTACGGTATCCCTGGTAAAGATGCCTGTAAATTTGAAGAAGCAATGAGAAAGCACCTCCCTGGCCTATTTGAAGAGCAACCTGACTTGCTTCATAAGCTG GTCACACAGCTTTCACCCTCCATTCTGAAATCTGAGGGGGTACCTGTGTATAGATGTTGTCAGAATGCTGGAGAGTTTGTTTTGACCTTTCCTCGAGCATACCACTCAGGGTTCAACTGTGGTTTTAATTGTGCCGAGGCTGTGAATGTAGCTCCTGTTGATTGGTTGCCCCATGGGCAGATCGCTATAGAGCTATACCAGGAGCAGGGACGAAAGACATCCATTTCTCATGATAAATTGTTGCTTGGGGCAGCAAGGGAAGCGGTGAAAGCACATTGGGAACTCAATTTACTGAAGAAGAATACTCCAGATAACTTAAGGTGGAAGGATGTATGTGGAAAGGATGGGACCTTAGCAAAAACACTCAAG GCACGTGTCGAGATAGAGCGTGCAAGGAGAGAATTTCTCACTACTTCTTCACAGGCATTGAAGATGGAAAACAATTTTGATGCCACCAATGAGAGGGAATGCAGCATATGCTTTTTTGATCTGCATCTGTCAGCAGCTGGTTGTCATCATTGTTCCCCAGATAGATATGCATGCTTAAATCATGCAAAGAAATTCTGCTCATGTGCTTGGAGCGCCAAGTTTTTCCTCTTTCGttatgatatggatgaactaaACATTCTTCTTGAGGCATTGGAAGGAAAGTTGAGTGCAGTATACAGATGGGCTAGACTCGATCTTGGTTTGGCTCTGAGTTCTTATATTTCCAAAGACAATAAAGTTGGTAAGATATCTTATTCCTCCAAAAGTGATATACTTACAGAGGTTAGATCACAGCTGCAAAGCACACACTTCAAGGATCCTCCAGGAACAGAAATCTCTAAAGAGAGTCCTATGAGTTCAACCGAGATCATTGTTGAGACTTCCTCGCAACAGAAGAGGAAAGCATTAGAAACTTTTGCTCAAGTTAAAAGAGAAGAATCAGGTCTTAACAGTTCCAAGTCAAGAATGCAGGTTTGCCAGTTGTCTCAAGAGGACACGTCATATGCTGTGACCTCGGATGCAAAGGTATCTGGGAGAAATATGGCTTCAGTTGTGGATGTTATTCTTCTTAGTGACGATGAAGGAGACGCCGACCCAACGAAGCCACTTTCAGATAGTTTGAAAGAGATATCTTCTGCTAACCAGTTAGAACTTTCTAAGAGATTGGTCAGTTCGGATGGAATAGCGAGCGCTCCTAATTTTGATAGAGAACCAATCTTGAATACACCAGGGACTGATGCAGCAGTGATGGGTGAAAAAGTTATCAGTCCGTTACCTGGTGGAGAAAAAAAGGATTCATCATCTCACCCTGTACACGTGAAAATTGAACAGGATCGTGGTGAACAATTAGGATCTAATCCACCAAACCTCTCTTTCAAAATAGTTTCTGTTAAAGCAGATTGTGGCCCAAACACTGGTGCTATCATTGAACACAAAGTTGCTATTTCAAGGAGTGACCCACAGCCATGTGCCAGTGTAAAACTTGAGAATGAGGACAGACATGAAAAGATGGGAAGAATTGCCGATACAACTTTAGCAGACAATGTACGAATGACAACTGGAACTTCGTCGTCCAGCCAAAACAATTTGGACCGATATTACCGCCAAAGGGGTCCCCGAATAGCGAAGGTGGTGCGGAGAATCTCCTGCGTTGTTGAGCCTCTGGAAATTGGAGTCGTGCTATCTGGAAAGTCATGGTGTAACACCCAAGCCATTTTTCCAAAAG GATTTAGGAGCCGGGTTAGGCACATGAGTGTTCTGGATCCAACTGTTATGTGTCATTATGTCTCAGAAGTACTGGATGCCGGACAGGGTGGACCACTGTTCAAG GTTTCTTTGGAGCATTGTCCAAGTGAGGTTTTCATACATAATTCAGCTGACAGATGCTGGGAaatggtgagagagagagtcaatCAAGAAATCACGAGGCAAcataaattgggaaaaatgaaCCTTCCTCCTTTGCAGCCACCGGGGAGTCTCGATGGCTTTGAAATGTTTGGGTTTACTTCACCAGCTATTGTACAG GCCATAGAGGCAATGGATCGAAATCGTGTCTGTTCTGAGTACTGGGACTCTCGTCCCTACTCCCGACTTCAAGTACAGATTCCACGGAACTCTCAATCCAAAGAAAGTAGTGAAAATTGCAATTCGATGTCAAAGGAAAAAAGTGATCAGGCGGCCTCCGACAATGATCTCGTCCCTGCTGGAGTTGATACAACACTCAGAGGCCTATTCAAGAAGGCTAACCTAGACGAATTGAACTCACTGTACAGCATTTTAAGTGACAATCGGCAACCTGCTGGTCGAGGCCTGGTCACACGACTTCTTTACGAAGAGATTCACAATCGTCCCACATGA
- the LOC126592561 gene encoding putative lysine-specific demethylase JMJ16 isoform X2 produces MGTELMRVCIKDDNEEFPSVPPGFESFAPFSLKRINESEKKDIENRISCSVTASPSNSQSVQMETDVDNGEVAKRSVRRRQCINHGRNNKSEDESDSDRLEHNCPPRSVLPKGVVRGCPQCSNCQKVSARWHPLEGQRRDLQNAPVFRPTEEEFKDTLKYIASIRAKAEPYGICRIVPPSSWRPPCPLKEKPIWSASKFSTRVQRVDKLQNRDSMRKVPKSHSHMRKKRRRCTRMGADRQSGGRGSEDDGGCEAERFGFEPGPEFTLEAFERYADDFKAQYFGKNEHVPSIGGNFAKLKECWEPSVGSIEGEYWRMVERPTEEIEVLYGADLETGVFGSGFPKKSSKDAFPSEEQYINSGWNLNNFPRLTGSVLSYESSDISGVLVPWLYIGMCFSSFCWHVEDHHLYSLNYMHWGAPKLWYGIPGKDACKFEEAMRKHLPGLFEEQPDLLHKLVTQLSPSILKSEGVPVYRCCQNAGEFVLTFPRAYHSGFNCGFNCAEAVNVAPVDWLPHGQIAIELYQEQGRKTSISHDKLLLGAAREAVKAHWELNLLKKNTPDNLRWKDVCGKDGTLAKTLKARVEIERARREFLTTSSQALKMENNFDATNERECSICFFDLHLSAAGCHHCSPDRYACLNHAKKFCSCAWSAKFFLFRYDMDELNILLEALEGKLSAVYRWARLDLGLALSSYISKDNKVGKISYSSKSDILTEVRSQLQSTHFKDPPGTEISKESPMSSTEIIVETSSQQKRKALETFAQVKREESGLNSSKSRMQVCQLSQEDTSYAVTSDAKVSGRNMASVVDVILLSDDEGDADPTKPLSDSLKEISSANQLELSKRLVSSDGIASAPNFDREPILNTPGTDAAVMGEKVISPLPGGEKKDSSSHPVHVKIEQDRGEQLGSNPPNLSFKIVSVKADCGPNTGAIIEHKVAISRSDPQPCASVKLENEDRHEKMGRIADTTLADNVRMTTGTSSSSQNNLDRYYRQRGPRIAKVVRRISCVVEPLEIGVVLSGKSWCNTQAIFPKGFRSRVRHMSVLDPTVMCHYVSEVLDAGQGGPLFKVSLEHCPSEVFIHNSADRCWEMVRERVNQEITRQHKLGKMNLPPLQPPGSLDGFEMFGFTSPAIVQAIEAMDRNRVCSEYWDSRPYSRLQVQIPRNSQSKESSENCNSMSKEKSDQAASDNDLVPAGVDTTLRGLFKKANLDELNSLYSILSDNRQPAGRGLVTRLLYEEIHNRPT; encoded by the exons ATGGGGACAGAACTCATGAGAGTTTGCATAAAAGATGATAACGAGGAGTTTCCTTCAGTTCCACCCGGATTTGAGTCATTTGCACCTTTCAGCTTAAAAAGGATAAATGAAAGTGAGAAAAAAGATATTGAAAACAGAATAAGTTGCTCAGTGACTGCTAGTCCTTCCAATTCACAGTCAGTTCAGATGGAAACTGACGTTGACAATGGCGAGGTTGCAAAGAGGTCTGTTCGACGCAGACAATGCATAAACCATGGGCGAAATAACAAGTCAGAGGATGAGTCTGATTCAGACCGACTTGAACAC AATTGTCCCCCAAGATCTGTTCTTCCCAAGGGGGTTGTACGCGGATGTCCACAATGTAGTAATTGCCAAAAG GTCTCTGCAAGATGGCATCCACTGGAGGGTCAAAGGCGGGACCTTCAGAACGCTCCTGTATTCAGACCTACTGAGGAG GAGTTCAAAGACACGTTGAAATATATAGCAAGCATACGCGCTAAAGCCGAACCATATGGTATTTGTCGCATTGTTCCTCCCTCTTCTTGGAGACCTCCCTGTCCACTCAAGGAAAAACCTATTTGGAGTGCCTCTAAATTTTCTACTCGAGTTCAAAGAGTCGATAAACTGCAAAATCGAGATTCAATGAGAAAGGTTCCTAAAAGCCATAGTCAtatgaggaagaaaagaagaagatgcaCACGGATGGGGGCTGATCGCCAAAGTGGTGGCAGAGGATCTGAGGATGATGGAGGTTGTGAGGCTGAACGGTTTGGGTTTGAACCTGGACCAGAGTTTACTCTAGAAGCATTTGAAAGATATGCTGATGATTTCAAGGCTCAATACTTTGGCAAGAACGAACATGTTCCTAGTATAGGAGGTAACTTTGCTAAACTTAAAGAGTGCTGGGAGCCATCTGTAGGCAGTATTGAGGGTGAATATTGGCGGATGGTAGAGAGACCTACTGAAGAAATTGAG GTTCTATATGGTGCTGATTTGGAAACTGGAGTTTTTGGCAGTGGCTTTCCCAAGAAATCCAGTAAGGATGCTTTTCCTTCAGAAGAGCAGTACATAAATTCAGGGTGGAACTTGAACAACTTTCCCAGACTTACTGGATCTGTTCTTTCTTATGAAAGCAGTGATATATCTGGTGTTCTGGTGCCATGGTTATACATAGGGATgtgcttttcttccttttgctgG CATGTTGAAGATCACCACTTGTACTCTTTAAATTATATGCATTGGGGTGCTCCAAAGTTGTGGTACGGTATCCCTGGTAAAGATGCCTGTAAATTTGAAGAAGCAATGAGAAAGCACCTCCCTGGCCTATTTGAAGAGCAACCTGACTTGCTTCATAAGCTG GTCACACAGCTTTCACCCTCCATTCTGAAATCTGAGGGGGTACCTGTGTATAGATGTTGTCAGAATGCTGGAGAGTTTGTTTTGACCTTTCCTCGAGCATACCACTCAGGGTTCAACTGTGGTTTTAATTGTGCCGAGGCTGTGAATGTAGCTCCTGTTGATTGGTTGCCCCATGGGCAGATCGCTATAGAGCTATACCAGGAGCAGGGACGAAAGACATCCATTTCTCATGATAAATTGTTGCTTGGGGCAGCAAGGGAAGCGGTGAAAGCACATTGGGAACTCAATTTACTGAAGAAGAATACTCCAGATAACTTAAGGTGGAAGGATGTATGTGGAAAGGATGGGACCTTAGCAAAAACACTCAAG GCACGTGTCGAGATAGAGCGTGCAAGGAGAGAATTTCTCACTACTTCTTCACAGGCATTGAAGATGGAAAACAATTTTGATGCCACCAATGAGAGGGAATGCAGCATATGCTTTTTTGATCTGCATCTGTCAGCAGCTGGTTGTCATCATTGTTCCCCAGATAGATATGCATGCTTAAATCATGCAAAGAAATTCTGCTCATGTGCTTGGAGCGCCAAGTTTTTCCTCTTTCGttatgatatggatgaactaaACATTCTTCTTGAGGCATTGGAAGGAAAGTTGAGTGCAGTATACAGATGGGCTAGACTCGATCTTGGTTTGGCTCTGAGTTCTTATATTTCCAAAGACAATAAAGTTGGTAAGATATCTTATTCCTCCAAAAGTGATATACTTACAGAGGTTAGATCACAGCTGCAAAGCACACACTTCAAGGATCCTCCAGGAACAGAAATCTCTAAAGAGAGTCCTATGAGTTCAACCGAGATCATTGTTGAGACTTCCTCGCAACAGAAGAGGAAAGCATTAGAAACTTTTGCTCAAGTTAAAAGAGAAGAATCAGGTCTTAACAGTTCCAAGTCAAGAATGCAGGTTTGCCAGTTGTCTCAAGAGGACACGTCATATGCTGTGACCTCGGATGCAAAGGTATCTGGGAGAAATATGGCTTCAGTTGTGGATGTTATTCTTCTTAGTGACGATGAAGGAGACGCCGACCCAACGAAGCCACTTTCAGATAGTTTGAAAGAGATATCTTCTGCTAACCAGTTAGAACTTTCTAAGAGATTGGTCAGTTCGGATGGAATAGCGAGCGCTCCTAATTTTGATAGAGAACCAATCTTGAATACACCAGGGACTGATGCAGCAGTGATGGGTGAAAAAGTTATCAGTCCGTTACCTGGTGGAGAAAAAAAGGATTCATCATCTCACCCTGTACACGTGAAAATTGAACAGGATCGTGGTGAACAATTAGGATCTAATCCACCAAACCTCTCTTTCAAAATAGTTTCTGTTAAAGCAGATTGTGGCCCAAACACTGGTGCTATCATTGAACACAAAGTTGCTATTTCAAGGAGTGACCCACAGCCATGTGCCAGTGTAAAACTTGAGAATGAGGACAGACATGAAAAGATGGGAAGAATTGCCGATACAACTTTAGCAGACAATGTACGAATGACAACTGGAACTTCGTCGTCCAGCCAAAACAATTTGGACCGATATTACCGCCAAAGGGGTCCCCGAATAGCGAAGGTGGTGCGGAGAATCTCCTGCGTTGTTGAGCCTCTGGAAATTGGAGTCGTGCTATCTGGAAAGTCATGGTGTAACACCCAAGCCATTTTTCCAAAAG GATTTAGGAGCCGGGTTAGGCACATGAGTGTTCTGGATCCAACTGTTATGTGTCATTATGTCTCAGAAGTACTGGATGCCGGACAGGGTGGACCACTGTTCAAG GTTTCTTTGGAGCATTGTCCAAGTGAGGTTTTCATACATAATTCAGCTGACAGATGCTGGGAaatggtgagagagagagtcaatCAAGAAATCACGAGGCAAcataaattgggaaaaatgaaCCTTCCTCCTTTGCAGCCACCGGGGAGTCTCGATGGCTTTGAAATGTTTGGGTTTACTTCACCAGCTATTGTACAG GCCATAGAGGCAATGGATCGAAATCGTGTCTGTTCTGAGTACTGGGACTCTCGTCCCTACTCCCGACTTCAAGTACAGATTCCACGGAACTCTCAATCCAAAGAAAGTAGTGAAAATTGCAATTCGATGTCAAAGGAAAAAAGTGATCAGGCGGCCTCCGACAATGATCTCGTCCCTGCTGGAGTTGATACAACACTCAGAGGCCTATTCAAGAAGGCTAACCTAGACGAATTGAACTCACTGTACAGCATTTTAAGTGACAATCGGCAACCTGCTGGTCGAGGCCTGGTCACACGACTTCTTTACGAAGAGATTCACAATCGTCCCACATGA
- the LOC126592560 gene encoding protein LIGHT-DEPENDENT SHORT HYPOCOTYLS 1-like, translating into MDLVSNPISNNPSITFETPIINNTMAMISPPSSAISTTPTTPSRYENQKRRDWNTFCQYLRNHRPPLSLPMCSGAHVLEFLRYLDQFGKTKIHNQNCPFFGLPNPPAPCPCPLRQAWGSLDALIGRLRAAYDEHGGRPEGNPFGARAVRLYLREVRDFQAKARGVSYEKKRKRPNNNNPKSSMSTAMITSSASTTTTS; encoded by the coding sequence ATGGATTTAGTTTCAAACCCTATttccaacaaccccagcatcaCCTTTGAAACCCCTATAATCAACAATACCATGGCCATGATCTCTCCCCCATCCTCAGCAATATCCACAACCCCCACCACTCCCAGCCGCTACGAAAACCAAAAGCGGCGGGACTGGAACACCTTCTGCCAGTACCTCCGGAACCACAGGCCGCCGCTGTCGCTCCCGATGTGCAGCGGAGCTCACGTACTTGAGTTCCTCCGGTATCTCGACCAGTTCGGCAAAACCAAGATCCACAACCAGAACTGCCCATTCTTCGGCCTCCCAAACCCACCTGCTCCCTGCCCCTGTCCGCTGAGGCAGGCGTGGGGCAGCCTGGACGCCCTCATTGGCCGCCTTCGAGCTGCCTATGATGAGCACGGCGGGAGGCCTGAAGGCAATCCCTTTGGAGCCAGAGCTGTGAGGCTCTACTTGCGTGAAGTTCGTGATTTCCAGGCAAAGGCAAGAGGGGTTAGTtatgagaagaagaggaagaggccCAACAATAACAACCCAAAGTCTAGCATGAGTACGGCCATGATCACAAGTTCTGCTTCTACAACTACAACAAGTTAG